DNA from Stutzerimonas decontaminans:
ACCAAGCTCGGTGGGCGAATCCGCGAGATCAGCGTCGACGAAGGCGACTTCGTCCAACCGGGCCAGGTCATCGCTCGCATGGATACCGAAGTGCTCGAGGCCCAGCTCAACCAGGCCCGTGCCCAGGTGCGTCAGGCGGAGAACGCCATCCTCACCGCCCAGGCGCTGGTTACCCAGCGCGAGAGCGAAAAGGCCACGGCCGAGGCAGTGGTACTGCAACGGCGCGCCGAACTGACCGCTGCGCAGAAGCGCCACCAGCGCACCGAAACCCTGGTCGGACGCAATGCCCTGCCGCGCCAGCAGCTGGACGACGACCTCGCCGCCATGCAAAGCGCGCAGGCCGCTCTGGCCGCTTCGCGTTCGCAGGTGCTCTCGGCCGATGCCGGCATCGCCGCCGCCAAATCCCAGGTCATCGAAGCGCAATCGGCTCTGGAAGCGGCCCAGGCCAGCGTCGTGCGGCTGCAGGCAGACATCAGCGACAGTGAGCTGAAAACCGATCGTGTGGCCCGGGTGCAGTACCGCGTGGCACAGCCGGGCGAGGTGTTGGGTGCCGGCGGC
Protein-coding regions in this window:
- a CDS encoding HlyD family secretion protein produces the protein MKAPAQKNLRRVLFALVALVVIGLLAWSELRTDGLGDGFASGNGRIEATEIDVATKLGGRIREISVDEGDFVQPGQVIARMDTEVLEAQLNQARAQVRQAENAILTAQALVTQRESEKATAEAVVLQRRAELTAAQKRHQRTETLVGRNALPRQQLDDDLAAMQSAQAALAASRSQVLSADAGIAAAKSQVIEAQSALEAAQASVVRLQADISDSELKTDRVARVQYRVAQPGEVLGAGGKLLNLVDLADVYMTFFLPERQAGRVAMGSEVRLVIDAAPQYVIPAKVTYVASVAQFTPKTVETESEREKLMFRVKARIDPELLRKHMEQVKTGLPGMAYLKLDAEAEWPAHLQINVGS